A window from bacterium BMS3Abin14 encodes these proteins:
- the ribD gene encoding riboflavin biosynthesis protein RibD codes for MTQAAVDRFFMKRALRLAAKGVGTTHPNPMVGAVLVSGGSVIGEGWHELPGKPHAEVLSIDRAGRRAAGATMYVNLEPCSHYGRTPPCTDRIIQAGISRLVAGCRDPNPDVNGKGFETLERAGIEVSEGLLDEEARELNRAFFHYVANGIPYVTLKTAMSLDGRIATSSGESRWITGKGSRRAAHRLRSNADAVLVGVGTVLVDNPELTVRAVRSKVLPWRIILDPSLRTPLTSRVVVRGEDGKTIIVVDERIAEKRAKAFTDVGTRLMMLPTEGGLFSWPSLGKRLVGEGIIHLMVEGGGKTAAWFVGEGAVCRIEAFVAPVMIGSEGVAAMGPLALEALGDAARFDVVRCRRVGGDVRITADRCL; via the coding sequence GTGACGCAGGCCGCGGTTGACAGATTTTTCATGAAACGGGCGTTGAGGCTTGCGGCGAAAGGGGTTGGAACAACGCACCCCAACCCCATGGTCGGGGCTGTGCTGGTGAGCGGCGGCAGTGTCATTGGAGAGGGGTGGCACGAGCTTCCGGGCAAGCCGCATGCCGAGGTCCTTTCCATCGACCGGGCCGGCCGCCGGGCAGCGGGAGCTACCATGTATGTAAACCTGGAGCCGTGCAGCCATTATGGCCGGACACCGCCGTGTACGGACCGAATAATCCAGGCCGGCATCAGCCGATTGGTCGCCGGTTGCCGGGATCCGAACCCCGATGTCAACGGCAAAGGTTTTGAAACTCTGGAAAGGGCTGGAATCGAGGTTTCTGAGGGCCTTCTCGATGAGGAAGCCCGGGAACTCAACAGGGCTTTTTTTCATTACGTGGCAAATGGCATCCCCTACGTAACCCTTAAAACCGCCATGTCCCTGGACGGCAGGATCGCCACTTCCTCTGGAGAGTCGCGGTGGATCACCGGAAAGGGATCGAGAAGGGCCGCTCACCGTCTACGTTCCAATGCCGATGCTGTTCTCGTGGGCGTAGGGACCGTTCTTGTCGATAACCCGGAGTTGACGGTTCGGGCCGTCAGGTCGAAGGTCTTGCCGTGGAGGATCATCCTGGACCCCTCCCTGAGGACACCTCTTACATCCAGGGTGGTCGTCAGGGGGGAGGATGGGAAAACCATAATTGTTGTAGACGAGAGGATCGCGGAAAAGCGGGCGAAGGCATTCACCGACGTGGGGACAAGATTGATGATGCTCCCCACTGAGGGCGGGCTTTTTTCCTGGCCATCTTTGGGGAAACGCCTCGTTGGAGAGGGGATAATTCATCTGATGGTGGAGGGCGGAGGAAAGACCGCCGCATGGTTTGTCGGAGAAGGTGCAGTGTGTCGGATCGAGGCCTTCGTTGCACCCGTTATGATCGGTTCGGAGGGTGTCGCCGCTATGGGTCCTCTTGCTCTCGAAGCGCTTGGGGATGCCGCGAGGTTCGATGTAGTTCGCTGCCGCAGGGTCGGGGGAGATGTCCGCATCACTGCCGACAGGTGCTTATAA
- the ribE gene encoding riboflavin synthase, whose product MFTGIIEEKGKISGMDRVDGGARMEVRCSLVLGGTGPGDSIAVDGVCLTVEGRADDRFACFLSNETLKQTTFGSARIGKTVNLERALSFGGRIGGHLVAGHVEAKGRIQVLKRTGAAFDLEILFPQDFTPYALPKASVAVDGVSLTIVNRWKDRFSAAIIPETVEKTTLGLKSQGDSVNLEPDLILKYVRSAVSSVVKSESAPGLTLEKLLSSGFISE is encoded by the coding sequence ATGTTTACTGGAATTATTGAAGAAAAAGGCAAGATATCGGGCATGGACCGCGTGGACGGCGGAGCCAGGATGGAAGTCCGCTGCTCCCTCGTTCTGGGAGGCACCGGGCCTGGAGACAGTATTGCGGTGGATGGGGTGTGTCTGACGGTCGAGGGCCGGGCCGATGATCGGTTCGCCTGTTTTCTCTCCAACGAGACCCTCAAGCAGACCACCTTCGGTTCGGCGCGGATCGGAAAGACAGTCAACCTGGAGCGTGCGCTCTCCTTTGGTGGCCGGATCGGCGGTCATCTTGTGGCAGGTCACGTTGAGGCCAAAGGACGCATCCAGGTCCTGAAGCGCACCGGAGCAGCCTTCGATCTTGAGATTCTTTTTCCGCAGGATTTTACCCCATATGCCCTACCCAAAGCCTCCGTCGCCGTGGACGGTGTGAGCCTTACAATAGTTAACCGATGGAAGGACCGGTTTTCGGCGGCCATCATCCCGGAAACCGTTGAAAAAACGACCTTAGGATTGAAAAGCCAGGGTGACTCTGTTAACTTGGAGCCGGACCTCATACTGAAGTATGTAAGGTCTGCGGTCAGTTCTGTGGTTAAGAGCGAAAGCGCTCCGGGGCTCACCCTGGAGAAGCTGTTGAGCTCCGGATTTATTTCAGAGTAG
- the lnt gene encoding apolipoprotein N-acyltransferase: MRVGPLAGILASSALLVLTFPGPDMGWLAPVALVPLFFSVRFQGAGRAFFYGWLAGLIWFFVSLNWISRTLSRYGGFSFPLSQLPIVLMAAILALYPGAFTAVVPLVKRAGGPWPAIVLPSVWVLTEVARSRFPAPFPWLILGSGFWRTSLILPLYGVVGVFGVSFLSVLAGVVLLEAIESVVDGNRRRLLTRVAVLLVLAIAALLPGYFSGDEGAWRPITVSVVQGDFPQEIKWEGSMKENILDTYLGLSAGAALSGSDLIVWPEAAVTFYYQTEMDLADRIRNFTRKENVDLVFGSPAFAIRDGKVIYLNRAYHVEPDGGEEWYDKIKLVPFGEYIPFHRVLGFLEKMVPGAGEFASGGMKGPFTTPVPAGTLICFESTFPYLAREEVRRGAGILLNLTNDAWFGKTWGPRQHLAASAVRAAENGVPLIRAANTGISAIFDRKGRMVKSIGLFQRGTITATLETGGKRTFYNRSGDLIVYISAFVILLFALRKLSVTRRRPWKIWKDSNSP; encoded by the coding sequence ATGAGGGTCGGGCCCCTTGCCGGAATTCTTGCATCATCAGCGTTGTTGGTCCTGACCTTCCCGGGGCCGGACATGGGATGGCTGGCTCCGGTTGCGTTGGTTCCCCTTTTTTTCTCCGTTCGGTTTCAGGGCGCCGGTCGCGCTTTTTTTTACGGGTGGCTGGCGGGGTTGATCTGGTTTTTCGTTTCCCTTAACTGGATATCCCGGACTCTTTCCCGTTATGGTGGATTTTCCTTTCCACTGAGTCAATTGCCCATCGTTCTTATGGCCGCTATTCTGGCCCTGTACCCCGGAGCGTTTACAGCGGTTGTTCCTCTTGTCAAAAGGGCAGGGGGCCCGTGGCCTGCGATCGTCCTTCCCTCGGTATGGGTGCTTACGGAGGTGGCCCGCTCCCGATTCCCGGCCCCCTTCCCATGGCTTATTCTCGGTTCCGGGTTCTGGAGGACATCGCTGATTCTTCCTCTCTACGGTGTGGTGGGTGTCTTCGGGGTATCCTTCCTGAGCGTTCTTGCGGGCGTTGTCCTGCTGGAGGCCATTGAATCCGTAGTGGATGGAAACCGGCGAAGGCTGCTGACAAGAGTCGCCGTTTTACTGGTGTTGGCCATCGCGGCGCTTCTCCCGGGGTATTTTTCGGGGGACGAAGGAGCTTGGCGCCCGATTACGGTCAGTGTTGTTCAGGGCGACTTCCCGCAGGAAATAAAATGGGAAGGGTCAATGAAGGAGAATATCCTGGACACATACCTTGGTCTTTCAGCCGGTGCAGCCCTCAGTGGATCCGATCTTATTGTATGGCCCGAGGCCGCTGTAACATTTTATTATCAGACTGAGATGGATCTTGCTGACAGGATCCGTAATTTTACCAGGAAGGAAAATGTCGACCTCGTTTTCGGCAGTCCTGCTTTCGCCATAAGGGATGGGAAAGTAATCTATCTAAACCGCGCATACCATGTCGAGCCTGACGGTGGTGAGGAATGGTACGACAAGATCAAGCTCGTGCCATTCGGGGAATATATTCCATTCCATCGCGTCCTGGGCTTTCTGGAGAAGATGGTCCCCGGGGCTGGGGAATTCGCTTCGGGTGGCATGAAGGGGCCTTTCACTACGCCTGTTCCGGCTGGAACCCTGATCTGTTTTGAATCCACGTTTCCCTATCTGGCCCGTGAGGAGGTTCGCCGTGGGGCTGGAATTCTTCTGAATTTAACCAACGATGCCTGGTTTGGAAAAACATGGGGGCCGCGACAGCATCTCGCGGCATCTGCCGTAAGGGCGGCCGAAAATGGCGTCCCACTTATCAGGGCAGCCAATACGGGTATCTCGGCGATTTTTGATAGAAAAGGGCGCATGGTCAAGTCCATTGGCCTTTTTCAGAGGGGAACCATTACCGCCACGCTGGAAACGGGCGGGAAGAGGACCTTTTATAATCGGTCTGGCGACCTGATTGTCTATATTTCCGCCTTTGTGATATTATTATTTGCTTTAAGAAAACTATCAGTGACAAGGAGAAGACCATGGAAAATCTGGAAGGATTCAAACTCGCCATAG
- the ribBA gene encoding riboflavin biosynthesis protein RibBA has translation MPVSTVEDAIEDVSAGRLIILVDDEERENEGDFMVAAEMVTPEVINFMALHGRGLICLTLTEEKCEQLNLPQMVPDNTAKYGTAFTVSIEARQGVSTGISASDRAHTVRTVINDACRPEDLAKPGHVFPIRARKGGVLVRAGQTEGSVDLARLAGSKPAGVICEIMNEDGTMARMPQLRVVAKRFGLKIVTIEDLVKYRMRHERLVERVAITRLPTRFGDFTAHGFRNAVDGQEHMALVLGEITPDSPTLVRVHSECLTGDVFHSLRCDCGEQMESALKMIREEGKGVFLYMSQEGRGIGLANKLKAYQLQDEGRDTVEANLELGFAPDLRDYGIGAQILVAVGVGEIRLLTNNPKKIVGLEGYGLQVVERIPLEVAARDENLRYLQTKKTKMGHLLRKV, from the coding sequence ATGCCTGTTTCCACCGTTGAGGATGCCATCGAGGATGTCAGCGCCGGCAGACTGATAATACTGGTCGATGATGAGGAGCGGGAAAATGAGGGGGATTTCATGGTGGCGGCCGAAATGGTCACGCCTGAGGTCATCAATTTCATGGCTCTTCACGGCCGTGGGCTTATCTGCCTGACGCTGACTGAGGAAAAATGCGAGCAGTTGAACCTTCCTCAAATGGTCCCTGACAACACGGCCAAGTATGGGACGGCCTTTACTGTTTCCATCGAGGCCAGACAGGGTGTGTCCACCGGCATCTCCGCGAGTGACAGAGCACACACTGTACGGACAGTCATCAATGATGCCTGCAGGCCGGAGGACCTGGCCAAACCGGGCCACGTTTTCCCCATAAGGGCCAGAAAGGGAGGGGTCCTCGTGAGGGCGGGGCAGACCGAGGGCTCCGTGGATCTTGCACGCCTCGCCGGGTCCAAACCCGCAGGCGTAATTTGCGAGATCATGAATGAGGATGGAACCATGGCGAGGATGCCCCAATTGAGGGTCGTTGCCAAGCGTTTCGGGCTCAAGATTGTTACTATCGAGGACCTGGTAAAATACCGGATGCGGCATGAGCGGCTTGTCGAAAGGGTCGCGATTACACGTCTTCCCACCCGTTTCGGTGACTTTACCGCCCACGGCTTTCGAAACGCGGTTGACGGTCAGGAGCACATGGCTCTTGTGCTAGGCGAGATAACACCGGATTCACCCACACTGGTGAGGGTACATTCCGAATGCCTTACCGGTGATGTTTTTCATTCCCTGCGATGCGATTGCGGCGAACAGATGGAAAGCGCCCTCAAAATGATCAGGGAAGAGGGGAAAGGGGTGTTCCTCTACATGAGCCAGGAGGGCCGTGGTATCGGGCTGGCCAACAAGCTGAAGGCCTATCAGCTCCAGGATGAAGGTAGAGATACGGTGGAGGCCAATCTTGAACTGGGATTTGCGCCGGACCTTCGTGATTACGGTATTGGAGCCCAGATCCTCGTTGCCGTGGGGGTGGGTGAAATCAGGCTCCTGACCAACAATCCCAAGAAGATCGTGGGTCTTGAGGGCTACGGTCTTCAGGTCGTGGAGCGGATTCCCCTCGAAGTGGCGGCCCGGGATGAAAACCTTCGCTATCTCCAGACGAAAAAAACCAAGATGGGCCATCTTCTGAGAAAGGTTTAA
- the ybeY gene encoding endoribonuclease YbeY, with protein MRMLKTLASIILKDLGRLDGELSLYLTDDAQIRELNREYRGIDSATDVLSFSQQEGETLPFEGAPCLLGDVVISMDRAKKQAREFGTELDAELRRLLTHGVLHLLGYDHEGSEEEADAMRKMEDRYVP; from the coding sequence ATGAGGATGCTGAAGACCCTGGCCTCCATAATATTAAAAGACTTGGGCAGACTTGATGGAGAACTAAGCCTCTATTTAACCGATGATGCACAGATCAGGGAGCTTAACCGGGAATACCGTGGTATCGACAGTGCGACTGATGTCCTGTCCTTTTCCCAGCAGGAAGGCGAGACCCTGCCCTTCGAAGGAGCGCCGTGCCTTCTCGGGGACGTGGTGATCTCAATGGATCGTGCCAAAAAGCAGGCGCGTGAGTTCGGAACGGAACTGGATGCGGAACTTCGAAGGCTGTTGACCCATGGCGTTCTCCACCTTCTCGGATATGACCATGAGGGCAGCGAGGAAGAGGCGGATGCCATGAGAAAGATGGAAGACAGATATGTCCCCTGA
- the ribH gene encoding 6,7-dimethyl-8-ribityllumazine synthase: protein MGGYRTIQGKLDANGLKVAVIASRFNDFITDRLINGAIDCLLRHGAGEDDITVYRVPGSFEIPVIARRVVETADVDAVVCVGAVIRGQTPHFDFIAAEVTKGIAQVSMASGVPVTFGVITADSLEQAVDRAGAKAGNKGYEAAAGAIEMANLLRQF, encoded by the coding sequence ATGGGCGGATACAGGACGATACAGGGAAAGCTGGATGCTAATGGGCTTAAGGTTGCAGTCATTGCTTCCAGGTTTAACGACTTTATTACGGACAGATTGATCAACGGCGCCATCGACTGCCTCCTCCGGCATGGCGCCGGGGAGGACGATATCACCGTCTACAGGGTGCCGGGTTCCTTCGAGATACCCGTGATCGCCAGGAGGGTTGTCGAGACGGCAGATGTGGATGCGGTAGTCTGCGTTGGCGCCGTCATACGTGGGCAGACGCCTCATTTTGATTTTATCGCCGCTGAGGTGACCAAAGGGATAGCCCAGGTATCCATGGCATCCGGGGTGCCTGTAACGTTCGGAGTTATTACCGCCGACAGCCTTGAACAGGCCGTGGATCGTGCAGGCGCCAAAGCCGGAAACAAGGGCTACGAGGCTGCCGCGGGGGCCATAGAGATGGCCAACCTTCTCCGGCAATTCTGA
- the corC_2 gene encoding magnesium and cobalt efflux protein CorC yields the protein MQLKTFGRRLFGLHVTEEEIQNLIEEGEQEGVINRDEHAMIDAVLDLDETRVREVMVPRTDIVSIEKDLPLKQVLETIITAGHSRIPVYDGDIDHILGILYAKDLLKYWGSTPDEVNLGSIFHKAYFIPEGKTIGDLLKEFKSRRVHMAVAVDEYGGTAGLITIEDILEEIVGDIQDEYDTEEQLSFSKLDEGKYIFDARFHIEDFENEVGVSLTRGDYDTLGGFVSHTMGHVPVRGEQCDVGSLRFSIEEADARKVTRILVTKSQSGDFEK from the coding sequence ATGCAGTTGAAAACATTCGGGCGAAGGCTTTTCGGCCTGCACGTCACGGAGGAGGAGATTCAGAACCTCATCGAGGAAGGCGAACAGGAGGGGGTGATCAACAGGGACGAACACGCCATGATTGATGCCGTCCTGGATCTCGATGAAACGCGGGTGCGGGAGGTTATGGTCCCCAGAACCGATATCGTATCCATTGAGAAGGATTTGCCCCTCAAACAGGTTCTTGAGACGATTATCACCGCGGGCCACAGTCGAATCCCGGTTTATGATGGAGATATCGATCACATCCTTGGGATCCTCTACGCGAAGGATCTTCTCAAGTACTGGGGCAGCACACCCGACGAAGTCAACCTTGGGAGTATCTTTCATAAGGCCTATTTTATCCCGGAGGGAAAGACGATCGGGGATCTTTTAAAGGAGTTCAAGTCCAGGAGGGTTCACATGGCCGTGGCGGTCGACGAGTACGGCGGGACTGCCGGCCTCATTACCATTGAGGATATCCTTGAAGAGATAGTCGGGGATATCCAGGATGAGTACGACACAGAGGAACAGCTCTCTTTTTCCAAACTGGATGAGGGAAAGTATATTTTCGACGCGCGGTTTCACATTGAGGATTTCGAGAACGAAGTGGGTGTGTCCCTTACAAGGGGTGATTACGATACCTTGGGCGGGTTTGTAAGCCATACTATGGGACATGTGCCCGTGCGTGGAGAGCAGTGTGATGTGGGTTCCCTCCGTTTTTCAATTGAGGAGGCCGATGCCAGAAAGGTCACCAGGATACTGGTGACAAAGTCGCAAAGCGGAGATTTTGAAAAATAA
- the prfB gene encoding peptide chain release factor 2 codes for MQRKSWTPSGGIFDLAGKASRLKQLEKDTIDPDFWKDQESAQVKTREISRLRREIDRSGRIRGMLDDLGAAAELMEEDKEGCPALLKEYIPLLEDAEKALSELEFESLLGDEADSRNALLTINPGAGGVESQDWAQTLFRMYVRWVERRGFVSEILDLQAAEEAGIKSATIAVEGDYAFGYLKAEIGVHRLVRISPFDANKRRHTSFASVFVYPEVEDDMEVEIEEKDLRIDTYRSSGAGGQHVNVTDSAVRITHLPTGIVVTCQNERSQHKNRATAMRILRARLFERAKRERDEKFAKLQEGKKEIAWGSQIRSYVLHPYRMVKDHRTGYESGNADAVLDGDLDGFIHAYLMETLG; via the coding sequence ATGCAGCGGAAAAGCTGGACTCCTTCGGGAGGCATCTTTGACCTGGCTGGAAAGGCATCCAGGCTGAAGCAGCTCGAGAAAGATACCATCGACCCGGATTTCTGGAAGGACCAGGAGAGTGCACAGGTAAAGACCAGAGAGATCAGCCGGCTCAGGAGGGAAATCGACAGATCCGGACGCATCAGGGGAATGCTTGATGATCTTGGCGCCGCCGCCGAACTTATGGAAGAGGACAAGGAGGGATGCCCCGCTCTCCTGAAAGAGTACATTCCCCTCCTTGAGGACGCGGAAAAAGCCCTCTCTGAGCTGGAGTTTGAGTCGCTCCTCGGTGATGAGGCGGATTCGAGGAATGCGCTGTTGACCATCAACCCGGGCGCCGGCGGAGTCGAGTCGCAGGATTGGGCGCAGACCCTCTTCCGCATGTACGTCCGATGGGTTGAGCGCAGGGGGTTCGTCTCGGAAATACTCGACCTTCAGGCTGCTGAGGAGGCAGGGATAAAAAGCGCCACCATCGCAGTTGAAGGAGACTACGCTTTCGGTTATCTGAAGGCGGAAATCGGGGTTCATCGTCTGGTTCGCATCTCCCCGTTCGATGCCAATAAACGGCGGCATACCTCTTTTGCCTCGGTCTTCGTTTACCCTGAGGTTGAGGATGACATGGAAGTGGAAATTGAGGAGAAGGATCTTCGGATAGACACCTACAGGTCCAGTGGAGCCGGGGGGCAGCATGTCAATGTGACGGACTCGGCCGTCAGGATCACCCATCTTCCGACAGGGATTGTCGTTACCTGCCAGAACGAGAGGTCGCAGCACAAAAACAGGGCCACCGCCATGCGAATCCTCCGTGCAAGGCTCTTTGAGCGGGCCAAGCGTGAAAGGGATGAGAAGTTTGCAAAGCTTCAGGAAGGGAAAAAAGAGATCGCCTGGGGCAGCCAGATACGAAGCTACGTTCTTCACCCGTACAGGATGGTCAAGGATCACAGGACAGGTTACGAGTCCGGTAACGCCGATGCGGTCCTGGATGGCGATCTGGATGGATTTATCCACGCCTACCTGATGGAGACACTCGGGTGA